One segment of Setaria viridis chromosome 4, Setaria_viridis_v4.0, whole genome shotgun sequence DNA contains the following:
- the LOC117852602 gene encoding probable 3-hydroxyisobutyrate dehydrogenase, mitochondrial isoform X2: MAGFGWRVGSKVQRWGRSCLRGFSSHAIPSQLENVGFIGLGNMGSHMARNLITAGYKVTVYDTNENSMKKFSDDGIPTKQSPLEVSESSDVVITMLPSSSHVLEVYNGTNGLLGAGSRLGPWLYIDSSTVDPQTSRKISAAISRCHLKENKGYAENPMILDAPVSGGVPAAEAGKLTFMVGGLEEAYLAAKPLLLSMGKRAIYCGGAGNGSAAKICNNMAMAISMLGVSEAFALGQNLGIKASTLTDIFNCSSARCWSSDTYNPVPGVMEGVPSSRNYDGGFTSKLMAKDLDLAMASASGVGFKCPLGSEALEIYRKLCKDGCELKDFSCAFRHYYAGKDEE; this comes from the exons ATGGCGGGGTTCGGATGGAGAGTCGGTTCCAAGGTGCAGAGATGGGGTCGGAGCTGCCTCCGGGGCTTCTCTTCTCATGCAATTCCGTCCCAGCTAGAG AATGTCGGATTCATAGGACTCGGGAATATGGGATCCCATATGGCAAGGAACCTTATTACAGCTGGATATAAAGTGACTGTTTATGATAC AAATGAAAATTCGATGAAGAAATTCTCAGACGATGGAATCCCCACAAAGCAGTCTCCACTTGAAGTTTCAGAGTCGAGTGATGTCGTGATTACCATGCTTCCTTCCTCTTCCCAT GTTCTAGAGGTATACAATGGAACTAATGGCTTGCTTGGTGCTGGTAGCCGCCTTGGACCATGGTTATACATAGATTCATCTACAGTTGATCCACAAACATCAAGAAAGATATCGGCAGCCATCTCAAGATGCCatttaaaagaaaataaag GCTACGCTGAAAACCCTATGATTCTGGATGCTCCGGTGTCTGGAGGTGTTCCTGCTGCAGAAGCTGGGAAGCTAACTTTCATG GTGGGTGGTCTAGAGGAAGCATATTTAGCAGCCAAGCCCCTTCTTCTCTCAATGGGGAAAAGGGCAATCTACTGCGGTGGTGCTGGAAATGGCTCG GCTGCAAAGATCTGTAACAACATGGCAATGGCGATCAGCATGCTCGGGGTCTCGGAGGCCTTTGCTCTTGGTCAGAATCTTGGGATCAAAGCAAGTACTCTTACAGACATTTTCAATTGCTCAAGTGCTCGCTGCTGGAGTAG TGACACATATAACCCAGTTCCTGGAGTTATGGAGGGTGTGCCATCATCAAGGAATTATGACGGTGGTTTCACCTCCAAATTAATG GCTAAAGATTTGGATTTGGCGATGGCCTCTGCATCTGGAGTCGGCTTCAAATGTCCCTTGGGCTCTGAGGCACTTGAAAT TTACCGAAAGCTCTGCAAGGATGGCTGCGAACTCAAGGACTTCTCATGCGCATTCCGCCATTACTATGCTGGCAAGGATGAAGAGTGA
- the LOC117852602 gene encoding probable 3-hydroxyisobutyrate dehydrogenase, mitochondrial isoform X3, with protein MGSHMARNLITAGYKVTVYDTNENSMKKFSDDGIPTKQSPLEVSESSDVVITMLPSSSHVLEVYNGTNGLLGAGSRLGPWLYIDSSTVDPQTSRKISAAISRCHLKENKGYAENPMILDAPVSGGVPAAEAGKLTFMVGGLEEAYLAAKPLLLSMGKRAIYCGGAGNGSAAKICNNMAMAISMLGVSEAFALGQNLGIKASTLTDIFNCSSARCWSRLKIWIWRWPLHLESASNVPWALRHLKFTESSARMAANSRTSHAHSAITMLARMKSDLVAALAIVPHVHQMNKTNKFRCKLCSVVLRHGHMVR; from the exons ATGGGATCCCATATGGCAAGGAACCTTATTACAGCTGGATATAAAGTGACTGTTTATGATAC AAATGAAAATTCGATGAAGAAATTCTCAGACGATGGAATCCCCACAAAGCAGTCTCCACTTGAAGTTTCAGAGTCGAGTGATGTCGTGATTACCATGCTTCCTTCCTCTTCCCAT GTTCTAGAGGTATACAATGGAACTAATGGCTTGCTTGGTGCTGGTAGCCGCCTTGGACCATGGTTATACATAGATTCATCTACAGTTGATCCACAAACATCAAGAAAGATATCGGCAGCCATCTCAAGATGCCatttaaaagaaaataaag GCTACGCTGAAAACCCTATGATTCTGGATGCTCCGGTGTCTGGAGGTGTTCCTGCTGCAGAAGCTGGGAAGCTAACTTTCATG GTGGGTGGTCTAGAGGAAGCATATTTAGCAGCCAAGCCCCTTCTTCTCTCAATGGGGAAAAGGGCAATCTACTGCGGTGGTGCTGGAAATGGCTCG GCTGCAAAGATCTGTAACAACATGGCAATGGCGATCAGCATGCTCGGGGTCTCGGAGGCCTTTGCTCTTGGTCAGAATCTTGGGATCAAAGCAAGTACTCTTACAGACATTTTCAATTGCTCAAGTGCTCGCTGCTGGAGTAG GCTAAAGATTTGGATTTGGCGATGGCCTCTGCATCTGGAGTCGGCTTCAAATGTCCCTTGGGCTCTGAGGCACTTGAAAT TTACCGAAAGCTCTGCAAGGATGGCTGCGAACTCAAGGACTTCTCATGCGCATTCCGCCATTACTATGCTGGCAAGGATGAAGAGTGATCTTGTAGCTGCTCTAGCAATTGTGCCGCATGTTCACCAAATGAATAAAACAAATAAATTCCGGTGTAAACTGTGTAGTGTTGTACTGAGACATGGACACATGGTGAGATGA
- the LOC117852602 gene encoding probable 3-hydroxyisobutyrate dehydrogenase, mitochondrial isoform X1: protein MAGFGWRVGSKVQRWGRSCLRGFSSHAIPSQLENVGFIGLGNMGSHMARNLITAGYKVTVYDTNENSMKKFSDDGIPTKQSPLEVSESSDVVITMLPSSSHVLEVYNGTNGLLGAGSRLGPWLYIDSSTVDPQTSRKISAAISRCHLKENKGYAENPMILDAPVSGGVPAAEAGKLTFMVGGLEEAYLAAKPLLLSMGKRAIYCGGAGNGSAAKICNNMAMAISMLGVSEAFALGQNLGIKASTLTDIFNCSSARCWSRLKIWIWRWPLHLESASNVPWALRHLKFTESSARMAANSRTSHAHSAITMLARMKSDLVAALAIVPHVHQMNKTNKFRCKLCSVVLRHGHMVR from the exons ATGGCGGGGTTCGGATGGAGAGTCGGTTCCAAGGTGCAGAGATGGGGTCGGAGCTGCCTCCGGGGCTTCTCTTCTCATGCAATTCCGTCCCAGCTAGAG AATGTCGGATTCATAGGACTCGGGAATATGGGATCCCATATGGCAAGGAACCTTATTACAGCTGGATATAAAGTGACTGTTTATGATAC AAATGAAAATTCGATGAAGAAATTCTCAGACGATGGAATCCCCACAAAGCAGTCTCCACTTGAAGTTTCAGAGTCGAGTGATGTCGTGATTACCATGCTTCCTTCCTCTTCCCAT GTTCTAGAGGTATACAATGGAACTAATGGCTTGCTTGGTGCTGGTAGCCGCCTTGGACCATGGTTATACATAGATTCATCTACAGTTGATCCACAAACATCAAGAAAGATATCGGCAGCCATCTCAAGATGCCatttaaaagaaaataaag GCTACGCTGAAAACCCTATGATTCTGGATGCTCCGGTGTCTGGAGGTGTTCCTGCTGCAGAAGCTGGGAAGCTAACTTTCATG GTGGGTGGTCTAGAGGAAGCATATTTAGCAGCCAAGCCCCTTCTTCTCTCAATGGGGAAAAGGGCAATCTACTGCGGTGGTGCTGGAAATGGCTCG GCTGCAAAGATCTGTAACAACATGGCAATGGCGATCAGCATGCTCGGGGTCTCGGAGGCCTTTGCTCTTGGTCAGAATCTTGGGATCAAAGCAAGTACTCTTACAGACATTTTCAATTGCTCAAGTGCTCGCTGCTGGAGTAG GCTAAAGATTTGGATTTGGCGATGGCCTCTGCATCTGGAGTCGGCTTCAAATGTCCCTTGGGCTCTGAGGCACTTGAAAT TTACCGAAAGCTCTGCAAGGATGGCTGCGAACTCAAGGACTTCTCATGCGCATTCCGCCATTACTATGCTGGCAAGGATGAAGAGTGATCTTGTAGCTGCTCTAGCAATTGTGCCGCATGTTCACCAAATGAATAAAACAAATAAATTCCGGTGTAAACTGTGTAGTGTTGTACTGAGACATGGACACATGGTGAGATGA
- the LOC117852601 gene encoding uncharacterized protein, which translates to MENAEGQAPELGDRAAPDHDGSAQTTPGHNSRRPNLSLQIPARTMDTGVPTSTRINISSSPSSTRAGLPPRPNSTRTKSSIKNILPQNSFRARSSAQDGDRVILLNPGTSSEGQQDNPTTARSFSFRKVINSLSAKRTHSLPVTPVGTTDKVSSPSNHLESLPSTSNREVEAKIKRSLSVPGNRKNRSLRRADSLGVIRVIPTTPRPVPVDATTSNDAIEETIDVPEDGGEDIPEEEAVCRICFVELNEGGETLKMECSCKGELALAHQDCAVKWFSIKGNKICDVCKQEVQNLPVTLLRIPSQTANRRVANAAQQRAAQQYRFWQDIPILVMVSMLAYFCFLEQLLVTDLRSRALAISLPFSCVLGLLSSMIASTMVSKSYLWAYASFQFAIVILFAHIFYNVLRVNAVLAVLLSSFTGFGIAISTNSLLVEYMRWRARRNQRLAQQAVNAAQHPESGSNDANDNNGDRQQGHDPNSGNNAV; encoded by the exons ATGGAGAACGCAGAGGGGCAGGCCCCGGAGCTCGGCGATCGCGCG GCACCGGATCATGATGGCAGTGCCCAAACTACACCTGGCCATAATTCACGAAGGCCAAACCTTTCATTGCAAATACCAGCTAGGACAATGGATACTGGTGTACCTACTTCGACAAGAATTAATATATCCTCCAGTCCCAGTTCAACGAGAGCTGGTTTGCCACCAAGACCTAATTCAACGAGAACGAAATCATCTATTAAGAACATCCTGCCTCAGAATAGTTTCAGGGCAAGAAGTTCAGCCCAGGACGGAGATCGGGTGATCCTTCTGAATCCTGGGACATCATCTGAAGGGCAGCAGGATAACCCAACTACAGCAAGATCGTTTTCTTTTAGAAAGGTTATCAACTCTTTATCAGCAAAACGGACCCATTCTCTGCCAGTCACGCCTGTAGGAACTACTGATAAGGTTTCATCTCCATCAAATCACTTAGAAAGTCTTCCATCGACATCT AACCGAGAAGTTGAAGCAAAAATCAAGCGTTCGCTTTCAGTACCAGGAAATCGCAAAAACAGAAGTTTGAGAAGGGCAGATTCGTTAGGTGTCATCCGTGTGATTCCAACAACCCCACGACCTGTTCCAGTCGATGCAACTACATCAAACGATGCCATTGAAGAAACAATTGATG TCCCTGAAGATGGAGGTGAAGATATTCCTGAAGAAGAGGCAGTCTGCAGAATTTGTTTTGTTGAACTCAATGAAGGAGGGGAAACACTTAAAATGGAGTGCAGCTGCAAAGGAGAACTTGCCCTTGCACACCAAGATTGTGCTGTCAAATGGTTTAGCATCAAGGGAAACAAGATATGTGATGTCTGTAAACAAGAAGTTCAGAATCTACCTGTGACTTTACTGAGGATACCAAGTCAAACTGCAAACAGACGGGTAGCAAACGCCGCTCAGCAGAGAGCAGCTCAACAATACAG ATTTTGGCAGGACATTCCAATTCTGGTGATGGTTAGCATGCTTGCGTACTTCTGTTTCTTGGAGCAACTTCTG GTTACTGATTTGCGGTCACGTGCACTGGCAATTTCATTGCCTTTCTCATGTGTGTTGGGCCTCCTTTCTTCCATGATAGCATCCACTATGG TGTCAAAGAGCTATCTATGGGCCTATGCTTCATTCCAATTTGCTATTGTCATCCTGTTTGCTCATATCTTCTACAACGTG TTGAGAGTGAATGCAGTCCTTGCAGTCCTACTCTCCTCATTCACTGGGTTTGGGATTGCTATTAGTACGAACTCTCTGCTAGTAGAGTATATGAGGTGGAGGGCTAGGAGGAATCAGCGTTTAGCTCAGCAGGCTGTCAATGCTGCGCAACATCCAGAGTCTGGGAGTAATGATGCAAATGATAATAATGGTGACAGGCAGCAAGGACATGATCCAAATTCTGGGAATAATGCTGTATGA
- the LOC117852600 gene encoding geranylgeranyl transferase type-2 subunit alpha 1, with protein MHGRPRRPAKPEDEKAASAKAAKLRDLQAQVLQNHHSRTYTKEAIGLSFKLLEINPEAYTAWNYRKLAFQHNIKELSDPEAIRSAVDDELRVVEVALRQNPKSYGAWYHRKWLLNQKLAPVDSKREFGLLNKLLKVDARNFHGWNYRRFLARFMGVPDEEELKYTMDKISDNFSNYSAWHNRSILLSNLLIQQSKGFESKQKIFSEEFELVTQALFTDPSDQSGWFYHLWLLAQTSSPDNPQLIASWPCDGAKLSSSFVKENVEQNTLSSIWCHSLKEKTVPIVLYFNEPVKGLNQSSVKLKSDLDFGKDVHWRALSVTDSGYSNCWTTYLQITNECSSSQQYSVEVSIPSSDGIVSRSGSNYNCPVHFTFTIELISDDAQGIDLFDKPVAWNCSESLESHGNCKAIPFDPLKITSALVEDSNWHFERLTEEIDLFRELPDDKCKFVNLTLARLLLACAAIKSRGRSPIERKKYCEEALAHFSDLIHLDPSHKQYYEDERSLVLMDKLTCDMETFMKHCSVQVQNSVPLNHVQLCRLSLTCVGFVERLMWVQVLDLSHNSLRSIEGLEALQQLVSLNISNNHISSFTALEPLTKIMFLKVLDLSFNEIGAHSIDTTRYICSSPFSHKIEVCEAFEECQKKNINVEEYWDAILFFKSLKLAQLDIKGNAVASKENFRTLIMTLIPSLKSINGECVN; from the exons atgcacggccggccgcggcgcccggcGAAGCCGGAGGACGAGAAGGCGGCGTCAGCGAAAGCCGCCAAGCTCCGGGACCTCCAGGCCCAGGTCCTGCAGAACCACCACTCCCGCAC GTACACCAAGGAGGCGATTGGtttgagcttcaagctgctCGAGATAAATCCAGAGGCCTACACTGCATGGAACTACCGTAAGCTTGCGTTCCAGCACAACATCAAGGAGCTATCTGACCCAGAGGCCATCAGGTCTGCTGTTGACGATGAGCTCAGGGTG GTCGAGGTTGCTCTGAGGCAGAACCCAAAGTCCTATGGGGCTTGGTATCACCGGAAGTGGTTGCTAAACCAAAAGCTAGCTCCAGTGGATTCCAAGCGTGAATTCGGCCTCTTAAATAAACTATTAAAGGTAGATGCCAGGAATTTTCATGGATGGAATTACCGAAG GTTCCTTGCAAGATTCATGGGGGTGCCAGATGAGGAAGAGCTTAAGTATACGATGGATAAGATCAGTGACAACTTCAGTAATTACTCAGCATGGCATAATCGTAG TATACTTCTGTCCAACCTACTAATCCAACAAAGCAAAGGTTTCGAATCAAAGCAGAAGATTTTTTCCGAGGAGTTTGAACTTGTCACTCAAGCTCTTTTCACAGATCCAAGCGACCAAAGTGGATGGTTCTATCACCTCTGGCTTTTAGCTCAAACATCTTCTCCAGATAACCCACAGCTGATTGCTTCATGGCCTTGTGATGGTGCAAAGCTCAGTTCCTCTTTTGTCAAGGAAAATGTTGAGCAGAACACACTGTCATCCATTTGGTGTCACTCACTGAAGGAAAAGACTGTACCCATCGTTCTCTATTTTAATGAGCCTGTCAAAGGATTAAATCAATCAAGTGTGAAGTTAAAATCTGATTTGGACTTTGGTAAGGATGTTCACTGGAGGGCCCTTTCAGTGACAGATTCTGGGTATTCTAACTGTTGGACCACATATCTTCAGATTACAAATGAATGCAGCAGTTCGCAGCAATATTCCGTTGAAGTGAGCATACCCTCCTCAGATGGCATTGTGTCTAGAAGTGGCTCTAACTACAATTGTCCTGTGCATTTTACATTTACTATTGAATTGATAAGCGACGATGCCCAGGGTATAGATCTGTTTGATAAGCCAGTTGCCTGGAACTGTTCAGAATCATTAGAGTCTCATGGAAACTGCAAAGCTATCCCTTTTGATCCGCTAAAGATCACTAGTGCCTTGGTTGAGGATTCAAATTGGCATTTTGAAAGACTAACTGAGGAAATAGACCTTTTCAGAGAACTACCTGATGATAAATG CAAGTTTGTGAACTTGACATTAGCCCGGCTATTGCTTGCTTGTGCTGCTATAAAGTCCCGTGGGAGATCTCCCATTGAAAGGAAGAAATACTGTGAAGAGGCACTGGCGCACTTCAGTGACTTGATTCACTTGGATCCATCTCATAAACAGTACTATGAGGATGAGCGGAGCTTAGTCCTAATGGACAAG TTAACATGTGACATGGAGACTTTCATGAAGCACTGTTCAGTTCAGGTTCAAAATTCAGTTCCGCTGAATCATGTGCAACTTTGCAGATTGTCGTTAACATGTGTTGGATTTGTGGAACGCCTGATGTGGGTTCAAGTGCTGGACCTAAGCCATAACAGTCTTAGATCAATTGAAG GTTTGGAGGCTTTGCAGCAGCTTGTGTCCTTGAACATCAGCAACAACCATATCAGTAGTTTCACAGCACTTGAACCCCTTACGAAGATAATGTTTTTGAAAGTACTGGATTTATCATTCAACGAGATTGGAGCTCACTCAATCGACACAACACGTTATATCTGCTCATCTCCTTTCTCACACAAGATCGAAGTATGTGAAGCCTTTGAAGAAtgccaaaagaaaaatatcaaCGTGGAGGAATACTGGGATGCCATACTGTTCTTCAAATCTCTGAAGTTGGCACAGCTTGATATCAAAGGAAATGCAGTTGCTAGCAAGGAGAACTTCAGAACTCTTATCATGACGCTTATTCCTTCTCTAAAATCGATCAATGGAGAATGTGTCAATTAA
- the LOC117852604 gene encoding uncharacterized protein isoform X2, which yields MHMHPCYLHEVRIRQISAEDQKPVSVRSARRICKRGSLATMEGPSVPSQAIPVSEDAYCNSTPVPLDAAGSSSPAVTKLRKLLFRRMLIGVNDGRYFLGLFHCIDKQGNIILQDAVEYRSARHSSPPTEQRCLGIILIPATCRSSCQVDCSIEEKMSLLCLE from the exons ATGCACATGCATCCATGCTACTTGCATGAAGTGCGCATCCGTCAGATCAGCGCGGAGGATCAGAAGCCTGTATCCGTCAGATCAGCGCGGAGGATCTGTAAG AGGGGAAGCCTCGCCACAATGGAAGGACCATCGGTGCCATCTCAAGCTATCCCAGTTTCAGAAGATGCTTATTGCAACAGCACACCTGTTCCACTGGATGCTGCTGGCAGCAGCTCACCGGCTGTCACCAAACTCCGGAAGCTGCTGTTCCGGAGGATGCTGATCGGCGTGAATGATGGCCGCTACTTCCTTGGGCTGTTCCACTGCATCGACAAGCAAGGGAACATAATCCTCCAGGATGCAGTGGAGTACCGCAGTGCCCGCCATTCTTCACCTCCTACAGAGCAGCGCTGCCTGGGAATCATCCTGATCCCGGCCACTTGCCGCTCGTCTTGCCAGGTTGATTGTTCGATTGAAGAGAAGATGTCACTCTTGTGTTTGGAGTGA
- the LOC117852604 gene encoding uncharacterized protein isoform X3, with protein sequence MSAPGASSGSQAAAASQSQRGSLATMEGPSVPSQAIPVSEDAYCNSTPVPLDAAGSSSPAVTKLRKLLFRRMLIGVNDGRYFLGLFHCIDKQGNIILQDAVEYRSARHSSPPTEQRCLGIILIPATCRSSCQVDCSIEEKMSLLCLE encoded by the exons ATGTCAGCTCCTGGTGCTTCGAGTGGATCtcaagctgctgctgcatctcaATCT CAGAGGGGAAGCCTCGCCACAATGGAAGGACCATCGGTGCCATCTCAAGCTATCCCAGTTTCAGAAGATGCTTATTGCAACAGCACACCTGTTCCACTGGATGCTGCTGGCAGCAGCTCACCGGCTGTCACCAAACTCCGGAAGCTGCTGTTCCGGAGGATGCTGATCGGCGTGAATGATGGCCGCTACTTCCTTGGGCTGTTCCACTGCATCGACAAGCAAGGGAACATAATCCTCCAGGATGCAGTGGAGTACCGCAGTGCCCGCCATTCTTCACCTCCTACAGAGCAGCGCTGCCTGGGAATCATCCTGATCCCGGCCACTTGCCGCTCGTCTTGCCAGGTTGATTGTTCGATTGAAGAGAAGATGTCACTCTTGTGTTTGGAGTGA
- the LOC117852604 gene encoding uncharacterized protein isoform X4 — translation MSAPGASSGSQAAAASQSRGSLATMEGPSVPSQAIPVSEDAYCNSTPVPLDAAGSSSPAVTKLRKLLFRRMLIGVNDGRYFLGLFHCIDKQGNIILQDAVEYRSARHSSPPTEQRCLGIILIPATCRSSCQVDCSIEEKMSLLCLE, via the exons ATGTCAGCTCCTGGTGCTTCGAGTGGATCtcaagctgctgctgcatctcaATCT AGGGGAAGCCTCGCCACAATGGAAGGACCATCGGTGCCATCTCAAGCTATCCCAGTTTCAGAAGATGCTTATTGCAACAGCACACCTGTTCCACTGGATGCTGCTGGCAGCAGCTCACCGGCTGTCACCAAACTCCGGAAGCTGCTGTTCCGGAGGATGCTGATCGGCGTGAATGATGGCCGCTACTTCCTTGGGCTGTTCCACTGCATCGACAAGCAAGGGAACATAATCCTCCAGGATGCAGTGGAGTACCGCAGTGCCCGCCATTCTTCACCTCCTACAGAGCAGCGCTGCCTGGGAATCATCCTGATCCCGGCCACTTGCCGCTCGTCTTGCCAGGTTGATTGTTCGATTGAAGAGAAGATGTCACTCTTGTGTTTGGAGTGA
- the LOC117852602 gene encoding probable 3-hydroxyisobutyrate dehydrogenase, mitochondrial isoform X4, translating to MKKFSDDGIPTKQSPLEVSESSDVVITMLPSSSHVLEVYNGTNGLLGAGSRLGPWLYIDSSTVDPQTSRKISAAISRCHLKENKGYAENPMILDAPVSGGVPAAEAGKLTFMVGGLEEAYLAAKPLLLSMGKRAIYCGGAGNGSAAKICNNMAMAISMLGVSEAFALGQNLGIKASTLTDIFNCSSARCWSRLKIWIWRWPLHLESASNVPWALRHLKFTESSARMAANSRTSHAHSAITMLARMKSDLVAALAIVPHVHQMNKTNKFRCKLCSVVLRHGHMVR from the exons ATGAAGAAATTCTCAGACGATGGAATCCCCACAAAGCAGTCTCCACTTGAAGTTTCAGAGTCGAGTGATGTCGTGATTACCATGCTTCCTTCCTCTTCCCAT GTTCTAGAGGTATACAATGGAACTAATGGCTTGCTTGGTGCTGGTAGCCGCCTTGGACCATGGTTATACATAGATTCATCTACAGTTGATCCACAAACATCAAGAAAGATATCGGCAGCCATCTCAAGATGCCatttaaaagaaaataaag GCTACGCTGAAAACCCTATGATTCTGGATGCTCCGGTGTCTGGAGGTGTTCCTGCTGCAGAAGCTGGGAAGCTAACTTTCATG GTGGGTGGTCTAGAGGAAGCATATTTAGCAGCCAAGCCCCTTCTTCTCTCAATGGGGAAAAGGGCAATCTACTGCGGTGGTGCTGGAAATGGCTCG GCTGCAAAGATCTGTAACAACATGGCAATGGCGATCAGCATGCTCGGGGTCTCGGAGGCCTTTGCTCTTGGTCAGAATCTTGGGATCAAAGCAAGTACTCTTACAGACATTTTCAATTGCTCAAGTGCTCGCTGCTGGAGTAG GCTAAAGATTTGGATTTGGCGATGGCCTCTGCATCTGGAGTCGGCTTCAAATGTCCCTTGGGCTCTGAGGCACTTGAAAT TTACCGAAAGCTCTGCAAGGATGGCTGCGAACTCAAGGACTTCTCATGCGCATTCCGCCATTACTATGCTGGCAAGGATGAAGAGTGATCTTGTAGCTGCTCTAGCAATTGTGCCGCATGTTCACCAAATGAATAAAACAAATAAATTCCGGTGTAAACTGTGTAGTGTTGTACTGAGACATGGACACATGGTGAGATGA
- the LOC117852604 gene encoding uncharacterized protein isoform X1, which produces MHMHPCYLHEVRIRQISAEDQKPVSVRSARRICKQRGSLATMEGPSVPSQAIPVSEDAYCNSTPVPLDAAGSSSPAVTKLRKLLFRRMLIGVNDGRYFLGLFHCIDKQGNIILQDAVEYRSARHSSPPTEQRCLGIILIPATCRSSCQVDCSIEEKMSLLCLE; this is translated from the exons ATGCACATGCATCCATGCTACTTGCATGAAGTGCGCATCCGTCAGATCAGCGCGGAGGATCAGAAGCCTGTATCCGTCAGATCAGCGCGGAGGATCTGTAAG CAGAGGGGAAGCCTCGCCACAATGGAAGGACCATCGGTGCCATCTCAAGCTATCCCAGTTTCAGAAGATGCTTATTGCAACAGCACACCTGTTCCACTGGATGCTGCTGGCAGCAGCTCACCGGCTGTCACCAAACTCCGGAAGCTGCTGTTCCGGAGGATGCTGATCGGCGTGAATGATGGCCGCTACTTCCTTGGGCTGTTCCACTGCATCGACAAGCAAGGGAACATAATCCTCCAGGATGCAGTGGAGTACCGCAGTGCCCGCCATTCTTCACCTCCTACAGAGCAGCGCTGCCTGGGAATCATCCTGATCCCGGCCACTTGCCGCTCGTCTTGCCAGGTTGATTGTTCGATTGAAGAGAAGATGTCACTCTTGTGTTTGGAGTGA